One genomic region from Bubalus bubalis isolate 160015118507 breed Murrah chromosome 12, NDDB_SH_1, whole genome shotgun sequence encodes:
- the CEP68 gene encoding centrosomal protein of 68 kDa isoform X3, translating to MALGAEKAEGEASSDTKAPSCGNWSRGEQELSPAGPVLGEQPPRLEAEGGPASPVGGTEGLPGPACYGGIGPGPSRACQPPASGASREPAAGGSKPAFGCVPSAGLETGDLPSAGSQMEETRLPAPEALPQTHAIPRAAALYLGHDADTEDGPSPVESPQVPDLCPQSPISGFPCPSRWRSAVSPGTPAPPSSSCSMSASSPGSSLQGHQEKAEPRSGCLAKVSSSLELAVPPSAPSVVGPGPRLQWLPQPVSSAGDAPGLGRRRLSFQAEYWACVLPDSLPPSPDRRSPLWNPNKEYEDLLDYTYPLRPGPRLPKQLDSHVLAEPVLQDSGIDLDSFSVSPASTLKSPTNVSHSCPPAAAAALPFSGPREPSLKRGPSGVPQKQGGVGLASCSPFASTPRAPSGRATPWVSREPARRNLRDWPPVGRHLELGSPHLRTRDRGWSSPGLEREKGASQGLGRLTCEESGWKPQEEVESDDEYLALPTRLTQVSSLISYLGSIPTLVPLSTDAAEGQSSLRVSDSDGPASLPSDSSQSQLPSGATLRGSWSTEDQKHCLRRSFIHARRSAGEGSLVSGQALGVSSGPVRTRTSWSAVLDPDAEGQPPRKGGEQGKESLVQCVQQFKKDIDEHQSLTESVLQKGEILLQSLLDNTPVLKDVLGRISRQPSALESHADRLYDTILASLDTLAGCTLTSDSTPAAHRSAGVKGISLAPLSCRLFPPSLCAAPSASSLNEM from the exons ATGGCCCTGGgagcagaaaaggcagagggggaGGCGTCCTCAGACACGAAAGCCCCTTCCTGTGGGAACTGGAGCCGTGGGGAGCAGGAGCTGAGCCCCGCAGGGCCTGTGCTCGGGGAGCAGCCGCCACGCCTGGAAGCCGAGGGAGGACCCGCCTCCCCTGTTGGGGGCACCGAGGGGCTCCCCGGCCCTGCCTGCTATGGTGGGATTGGCCCTGGCCCCTCCAGAGCCTGCCAGCCACCAGCAAGCGGGGCCAGCAGGGAGCCAGCAGCTGGTGGGTCTAAGCCCGCTTTTGGTTGCGTGCCTTCTGCTGGCCTGGAGACTGGTGATCTGCCCTCTGCGGGAAGCCAG ATGGAGGAGACCAGGCTTCCTGCCCCGGAGGCGCTACCTCAGACTCACGCCATTCCCAGAGCTGCTGCTCTTTACTTGGGACACGATGCTGACACCGAAGATGGCCCGTCCCCTGTGGAATCGCCGCAGGTGCCAGACCTCTGCCCACAGTCTCCCATCTCGGGCTTCCCGTGCCCGTCAAGGTGGAGGTCGGCCGTGAGCCCGGGGACACCCGCGCCACCATCTTCCAGTTGCAGCATGTCCGCCTCCTCCCCAGGCAGCAGTCTCCAGGGTCACCAAGAAAAGGCCGAGCCTCGGAGTGGCTGCCTTGCCAAGGTCTCCTCCTCCTTGGAGCTGGCTGTCCCGCCATCAGCACCCTCAGTGGTAGGCCCTGGGCCTCGGCTCCAGTGGTTGCCCCAGCCTGTGTCCTCAGCGGGTGATGCCCCCGGGCTGGGCAGGAGACGCCTCTCCTTCCAGGCCGAGTACTGGGCCTGTGTGCTGCCCgattccctgcctccctccccagaccGCCGCTCCCCACTCTGGAACCCGAACAAAGAGTACGAAGATCTGCTGGACTACACCTATCCCCTCAGGCCCGGGCCCCGGCTCCCGAAGCAGCTCGATAGCCACGTGCTGGCTGAGCCTGTCCTGCAGGACTCGGGCATAGACCTGGATAGCTTCTCTGTCTCCCCGGCGAGCACCCTTAAGTCACCCACTAACGTCTCCCACAGTTGCCCACCAGCCGCGGCCGCTGCCCTGCCGTTCTCTGGGCCCAGAGAGCCAAGCCTTAAGCGGGGGCCCTCTGGAGTACCTCAGAAGCAGGGTGGTGTGGGGTTAGCATCTTGCAGCCCCTTTGCCTCTACCCCCAGAGCCCCAAGCGGTAGGGCCACTCCTTGGGTGAGCAGAGAGCCAGCCCGGAGGAACCTGAGGGACTGGCCACCTGTGGGCCGGCACCTTGAGCTGGGTTCTCCACACCTGAGGACAAGGGACAGAGGGTGGTCCTCACCCGGgttggagagggagaaaggggccAGCCAGGGCCTTGGGCGCCTCACCTGCGAGGAGTCTGGATGGAAACCCCAAGAGGAGGTGGAAAGTGACGACGAGTATCTGGCCCTACCCACTCGGCTGACACAGGTTTCTAGCTTGATTTCGTATTTGGGCTCCATTCCCACCTTGGTGCCCCTGTCCACGGATGCTGCCGAAGGGCAGAGCTCCCTGCGTGTGTCGGACAGTGATGGGCCAGCTTCCCTCCCGTCAGACTCCAGCCAAAGCCAGCTTCCCTCCGGGGCTACCCTCAGAGGGTCCTGGAGCACTGAGGACCAGAAGCACTGTTTGCGACGCTCCTTCATCCATGCAAGGCGCTCTGCCGGAGAGGGCAGTCTGGTGAGCGGCCAGGCCCTGGGGGTCTCCTCCGGACCAGTGAGAACCCGCACCTCCTGGTCGGCAGTGTTGGATCCAGATGCTGAAGGGCAGCCTCCCAGGAAGGGCGGAGAACAGGGGAAAGAGTCACTCGTGCAGTGCGTGCAG CAATTTAAGAAAGATATAGATGAACACCAGTCCCTGACGGAGAGTGTCTTACAGAAAGGGGAGATCCTGCTTCAGAGCCTGCTGGATAATACCCCAG TGTTAAAGGATGTCCTGGGCAGGATCTCTAGGCAGCCCAGCGCGCTGGAGAGCCACGCGGATCGCCTGTACGACACCATCTTGGCCTCCCTAGACACACTGGCCGGCTGCACCCTCACCTCCGACAGCACGCCAGCGGCACACAGGAGTGCCGGTGTGAAGGGGATTAGCCTG gctcctctatcctgtAGGCTCTTCCCACCCAGCTTGTGTGCGGCTCCATCG gCATCTTCTCTGAATGAGATGTAA
- the CEP68 gene encoding centrosomal protein of 68 kDa isoform X5, translating to MALGAEKAEGEASSDTKAPSCGNWSRGEQELSPAGPVLGEQPPRLEAEGGPASPVGGTEGLPGPACYGGIGPGPSRACQPPASGASREPAAGGSKPAFGCVPSAGLETGDLPSAGSQMEETRLPAPEALPQTHAIPRAAALYLGHDADTEDGPSPVESPQVPDLCPQSPISGFPCPSRWRSAVSPGTPAPPSSSCSMSASSPGSSLQGHQEKAEPRSGCLAKVSSSLELAVPPSAPSVVGPGPRLQWLPQPVSSAGDAPGLGRRRLSFQAEYWACVLPDSLPPSPDRRSPLWNPNKEYEDLLDYTYPLRPGPRLPKQLDSHVLAEPVLQDSGIDLDSFSVSPASTLKSPTNVSHSCPPAAAAALPFSGPREPSLKRGPSGVPQKQGGVGLASCSPFASTPRAPSGRATPWVSREPARRNLRDWPPVGRHLELGSPHLRTRDRGWSSPGLEREKGASQGLGRLTCEESGWKPQEEVESDDEYLALPTRLTQVSSLISYLGSIPTLVPLSTDAAEGQSSLRVSDSDGPASLPSDSSQSQLPSGATLRGSWSTEDQKHCLRRSFIHARRSAGEGSLVSGQALGVSSGPVRTRTSWSAVLDPDAEGQPPRKGGEQGKESLVQCVQQFKKDIDEHQSLTESVLQKGEILLQSLLDNTPDQTTRTY from the exons ATGGCCCTGGgagcagaaaaggcagagggggaGGCGTCCTCAGACACGAAAGCCCCTTCCTGTGGGAACTGGAGCCGTGGGGAGCAGGAGCTGAGCCCCGCAGGGCCTGTGCTCGGGGAGCAGCCGCCACGCCTGGAAGCCGAGGGAGGACCCGCCTCCCCTGTTGGGGGCACCGAGGGGCTCCCCGGCCCTGCCTGCTATGGTGGGATTGGCCCTGGCCCCTCCAGAGCCTGCCAGCCACCAGCAAGCGGGGCCAGCAGGGAGCCAGCAGCTGGTGGGTCTAAGCCCGCTTTTGGTTGCGTGCCTTCTGCTGGCCTGGAGACTGGTGATCTGCCCTCTGCGGGAAGCCAG ATGGAGGAGACCAGGCTTCCTGCCCCGGAGGCGCTACCTCAGACTCACGCCATTCCCAGAGCTGCTGCTCTTTACTTGGGACACGATGCTGACACCGAAGATGGCCCGTCCCCTGTGGAATCGCCGCAGGTGCCAGACCTCTGCCCACAGTCTCCCATCTCGGGCTTCCCGTGCCCGTCAAGGTGGAGGTCGGCCGTGAGCCCGGGGACACCCGCGCCACCATCTTCCAGTTGCAGCATGTCCGCCTCCTCCCCAGGCAGCAGTCTCCAGGGTCACCAAGAAAAGGCCGAGCCTCGGAGTGGCTGCCTTGCCAAGGTCTCCTCCTCCTTGGAGCTGGCTGTCCCGCCATCAGCACCCTCAGTGGTAGGCCCTGGGCCTCGGCTCCAGTGGTTGCCCCAGCCTGTGTCCTCAGCGGGTGATGCCCCCGGGCTGGGCAGGAGACGCCTCTCCTTCCAGGCCGAGTACTGGGCCTGTGTGCTGCCCgattccctgcctccctccccagaccGCCGCTCCCCACTCTGGAACCCGAACAAAGAGTACGAAGATCTGCTGGACTACACCTATCCCCTCAGGCCCGGGCCCCGGCTCCCGAAGCAGCTCGATAGCCACGTGCTGGCTGAGCCTGTCCTGCAGGACTCGGGCATAGACCTGGATAGCTTCTCTGTCTCCCCGGCGAGCACCCTTAAGTCACCCACTAACGTCTCCCACAGTTGCCCACCAGCCGCGGCCGCTGCCCTGCCGTTCTCTGGGCCCAGAGAGCCAAGCCTTAAGCGGGGGCCCTCTGGAGTACCTCAGAAGCAGGGTGGTGTGGGGTTAGCATCTTGCAGCCCCTTTGCCTCTACCCCCAGAGCCCCAAGCGGTAGGGCCACTCCTTGGGTGAGCAGAGAGCCAGCCCGGAGGAACCTGAGGGACTGGCCACCTGTGGGCCGGCACCTTGAGCTGGGTTCTCCACACCTGAGGACAAGGGACAGAGGGTGGTCCTCACCCGGgttggagagggagaaaggggccAGCCAGGGCCTTGGGCGCCTCACCTGCGAGGAGTCTGGATGGAAACCCCAAGAGGAGGTGGAAAGTGACGACGAGTATCTGGCCCTACCCACTCGGCTGACACAGGTTTCTAGCTTGATTTCGTATTTGGGCTCCATTCCCACCTTGGTGCCCCTGTCCACGGATGCTGCCGAAGGGCAGAGCTCCCTGCGTGTGTCGGACAGTGATGGGCCAGCTTCCCTCCCGTCAGACTCCAGCCAAAGCCAGCTTCCCTCCGGGGCTACCCTCAGAGGGTCCTGGAGCACTGAGGACCAGAAGCACTGTTTGCGACGCTCCTTCATCCATGCAAGGCGCTCTGCCGGAGAGGGCAGTCTGGTGAGCGGCCAGGCCCTGGGGGTCTCCTCCGGACCAGTGAGAACCCGCACCTCCTGGTCGGCAGTGTTGGATCCAGATGCTGAAGGGCAGCCTCCCAGGAAGGGCGGAGAACAGGGGAAAGAGTCACTCGTGCAGTGCGTGCAG CAATTTAAGAAAGATATAGATGAACACCAGTCCCTGACGGAGAGTGTCTTACAGAAAGGGGAGATCCTGCTTCAGAGCCTGCTGGATAATACCCCAG ATCAGACGACTAGAACCTATTGA
- the CEP68 gene encoding centrosomal protein of 68 kDa isoform X1, with protein MALGAEKAEGEASSDTKAPSCGNWSRGEQELSPAGPVLGEQPPRLEAEGGPASPVGGTEGLPGPACYGGIGPGPSRACQPPASGASREPAAGGSKPAFGCVPSAGLETGDLPSAGSQMEETRLPAPEALPQTHAIPRAAALYLGHDADTEDGPSPVESPQVPDLCPQSPISGFPCPSRWRSAVSPGTPAPPSSSCSMSASSPGSSLQGHQEKAEPRSGCLAKVSSSLELAVPPSAPSVVGPGPRLQWLPQPVSSAGDAPGLGRRRLSFQAEYWACVLPDSLPPSPDRRSPLWNPNKEYEDLLDYTYPLRPGPRLPKQLDSHVLAEPVLQDSGIDLDSFSVSPASTLKSPTNVSHSCPPAAAAALPFSGPREPSLKRGPSGVPQKQGGVGLASCSPFASTPRAPSGRATPWVSREPARRNLRDWPPVGRHLELGSPHLRTRDRGWSSPGLEREKGASQGLGRLTCEESGWKPQEEVESDDEYLALPTRLTQVSSLISYLGSIPTLVPLSTDAAEGQSSLRVSDSDGPASLPSDSSQSQLPSGATLRGSWSTEDQKHCLRRSFIHARRSAGEGSLVSGQALGVSSGPVRTRTSWSAVLDPDAEGQPPRKGGEQGKESLVQCVQTFCCQLEELIHWLYNVADTTDHLTAPRSNLTGLKSSLQLYRQFKKDIDEHQSLTESVLQKGEILLQSLLDNTPVLKDVLGRISRQPSALESHADRLYDTILASLDTLAGCTLTSDSTPAAHRSAGVKGISLAPLSCRLFPPSLCAAPSASSLNEM; from the exons ATGGCCCTGGgagcagaaaaggcagagggggaGGCGTCCTCAGACACGAAAGCCCCTTCCTGTGGGAACTGGAGCCGTGGGGAGCAGGAGCTGAGCCCCGCAGGGCCTGTGCTCGGGGAGCAGCCGCCACGCCTGGAAGCCGAGGGAGGACCCGCCTCCCCTGTTGGGGGCACCGAGGGGCTCCCCGGCCCTGCCTGCTATGGTGGGATTGGCCCTGGCCCCTCCAGAGCCTGCCAGCCACCAGCAAGCGGGGCCAGCAGGGAGCCAGCAGCTGGTGGGTCTAAGCCCGCTTTTGGTTGCGTGCCTTCTGCTGGCCTGGAGACTGGTGATCTGCCCTCTGCGGGAAGCCAG ATGGAGGAGACCAGGCTTCCTGCCCCGGAGGCGCTACCTCAGACTCACGCCATTCCCAGAGCTGCTGCTCTTTACTTGGGACACGATGCTGACACCGAAGATGGCCCGTCCCCTGTGGAATCGCCGCAGGTGCCAGACCTCTGCCCACAGTCTCCCATCTCGGGCTTCCCGTGCCCGTCAAGGTGGAGGTCGGCCGTGAGCCCGGGGACACCCGCGCCACCATCTTCCAGTTGCAGCATGTCCGCCTCCTCCCCAGGCAGCAGTCTCCAGGGTCACCAAGAAAAGGCCGAGCCTCGGAGTGGCTGCCTTGCCAAGGTCTCCTCCTCCTTGGAGCTGGCTGTCCCGCCATCAGCACCCTCAGTGGTAGGCCCTGGGCCTCGGCTCCAGTGGTTGCCCCAGCCTGTGTCCTCAGCGGGTGATGCCCCCGGGCTGGGCAGGAGACGCCTCTCCTTCCAGGCCGAGTACTGGGCCTGTGTGCTGCCCgattccctgcctccctccccagaccGCCGCTCCCCACTCTGGAACCCGAACAAAGAGTACGAAGATCTGCTGGACTACACCTATCCCCTCAGGCCCGGGCCCCGGCTCCCGAAGCAGCTCGATAGCCACGTGCTGGCTGAGCCTGTCCTGCAGGACTCGGGCATAGACCTGGATAGCTTCTCTGTCTCCCCGGCGAGCACCCTTAAGTCACCCACTAACGTCTCCCACAGTTGCCCACCAGCCGCGGCCGCTGCCCTGCCGTTCTCTGGGCCCAGAGAGCCAAGCCTTAAGCGGGGGCCCTCTGGAGTACCTCAGAAGCAGGGTGGTGTGGGGTTAGCATCTTGCAGCCCCTTTGCCTCTACCCCCAGAGCCCCAAGCGGTAGGGCCACTCCTTGGGTGAGCAGAGAGCCAGCCCGGAGGAACCTGAGGGACTGGCCACCTGTGGGCCGGCACCTTGAGCTGGGTTCTCCACACCTGAGGACAAGGGACAGAGGGTGGTCCTCACCCGGgttggagagggagaaaggggccAGCCAGGGCCTTGGGCGCCTCACCTGCGAGGAGTCTGGATGGAAACCCCAAGAGGAGGTGGAAAGTGACGACGAGTATCTGGCCCTACCCACTCGGCTGACACAGGTTTCTAGCTTGATTTCGTATTTGGGCTCCATTCCCACCTTGGTGCCCCTGTCCACGGATGCTGCCGAAGGGCAGAGCTCCCTGCGTGTGTCGGACAGTGATGGGCCAGCTTCCCTCCCGTCAGACTCCAGCCAAAGCCAGCTTCCCTCCGGGGCTACCCTCAGAGGGTCCTGGAGCACTGAGGACCAGAAGCACTGTTTGCGACGCTCCTTCATCCATGCAAGGCGCTCTGCCGGAGAGGGCAGTCTGGTGAGCGGCCAGGCCCTGGGGGTCTCCTCCGGACCAGTGAGAACCCGCACCTCCTGGTCGGCAGTGTTGGATCCAGATGCTGAAGGGCAGCCTCCCAGGAAGGGCGGAGAACAGGGGAAAGAGTCACTCGTGCAGTGCGTGCAG ACATTTTGTTGTCAGCTGGAAGAGCTGATCCACTGGCTGTATAACGTTGCAGACACTACTGACCACCTCACTGCACCCAGATCCAACCTCACAGGCCTCAAGTCTTCTCTGCAGCTTTACCGG CAATTTAAGAAAGATATAGATGAACACCAGTCCCTGACGGAGAGTGTCTTACAGAAAGGGGAGATCCTGCTTCAGAGCCTGCTGGATAATACCCCAG TGTTAAAGGATGTCCTGGGCAGGATCTCTAGGCAGCCCAGCGCGCTGGAGAGCCACGCGGATCGCCTGTACGACACCATCTTGGCCTCCCTAGACACACTGGCCGGCTGCACCCTCACCTCCGACAGCACGCCAGCGGCACACAGGAGTGCCGGTGTGAAGGGGATTAGCCTG gctcctctatcctgtAGGCTCTTCCCACCCAGCTTGTGTGCGGCTCCATCG gCATCTTCTCTGAATGAGATGTAA
- the CEP68 gene encoding centrosomal protein of 68 kDa isoform X2, translating to MALGAEKAEGEASSDTKAPSCGNWSRGEQELSPAGPVLGEQPPRLEAEGGPASPVGGTEGLPGPACYGGIGPGPSRACQPPASGASREPAAGGSKPAFGCVPSAGLETGDLPSAGSQMEETRLPAPEALPQTHAIPRAAALYLGHDADTEDGPSPVESPQVPDLCPQSPISGFPCPSRWRSAVSPGTPAPPSSSCSMSASSPGSSLQGHQEKAEPRSGCLAKVSSSLELAVPPSAPSVVGPGPRLQWLPQPVSSAGDAPGLGRRRLSFQAEYWACVLPDSLPPSPDRRSPLWNPNKEYEDLLDYTYPLRPGPRLPKQLDSHVLAEPVLQDSGIDLDSFSVSPASTLKSPTNVSHSCPPAAAAALPFSGPREPSLKRGPSGVPQKQGGVGLASCSPFASTPRAPSGRATPWVSREPARRNLRDWPPVGRHLELGSPHLRTRDRGWSSPGLEREKGASQGLGRLTCEESGWKPQEEVESDDEYLALPTRLTQVSSLISYLGSIPTLVPLSTDAAEGQSSLRVSDSDGPASLPSDSSQSQLPSGATLRGSWSTEDQKHCLRRSFIHARRSAGEGSLVSGQALGVSSGPVRTRTSWSAVLDPDAEGQPPRKGGEQGKESLVQCVQTFCCQLEELIHWLYNVADTTDHLTAPRSNLTGLKSSLQLYRQFKKDIDEHQSLTESVLQKGEILLQSLLDNTPVLKDVLGRISRQPSALESHADRLYDTILASLDTLAGCTLTSDSTPAAHRSAGVKGISLASSLNEM from the exons ATGGCCCTGGgagcagaaaaggcagagggggaGGCGTCCTCAGACACGAAAGCCCCTTCCTGTGGGAACTGGAGCCGTGGGGAGCAGGAGCTGAGCCCCGCAGGGCCTGTGCTCGGGGAGCAGCCGCCACGCCTGGAAGCCGAGGGAGGACCCGCCTCCCCTGTTGGGGGCACCGAGGGGCTCCCCGGCCCTGCCTGCTATGGTGGGATTGGCCCTGGCCCCTCCAGAGCCTGCCAGCCACCAGCAAGCGGGGCCAGCAGGGAGCCAGCAGCTGGTGGGTCTAAGCCCGCTTTTGGTTGCGTGCCTTCTGCTGGCCTGGAGACTGGTGATCTGCCCTCTGCGGGAAGCCAG ATGGAGGAGACCAGGCTTCCTGCCCCGGAGGCGCTACCTCAGACTCACGCCATTCCCAGAGCTGCTGCTCTTTACTTGGGACACGATGCTGACACCGAAGATGGCCCGTCCCCTGTGGAATCGCCGCAGGTGCCAGACCTCTGCCCACAGTCTCCCATCTCGGGCTTCCCGTGCCCGTCAAGGTGGAGGTCGGCCGTGAGCCCGGGGACACCCGCGCCACCATCTTCCAGTTGCAGCATGTCCGCCTCCTCCCCAGGCAGCAGTCTCCAGGGTCACCAAGAAAAGGCCGAGCCTCGGAGTGGCTGCCTTGCCAAGGTCTCCTCCTCCTTGGAGCTGGCTGTCCCGCCATCAGCACCCTCAGTGGTAGGCCCTGGGCCTCGGCTCCAGTGGTTGCCCCAGCCTGTGTCCTCAGCGGGTGATGCCCCCGGGCTGGGCAGGAGACGCCTCTCCTTCCAGGCCGAGTACTGGGCCTGTGTGCTGCCCgattccctgcctccctccccagaccGCCGCTCCCCACTCTGGAACCCGAACAAAGAGTACGAAGATCTGCTGGACTACACCTATCCCCTCAGGCCCGGGCCCCGGCTCCCGAAGCAGCTCGATAGCCACGTGCTGGCTGAGCCTGTCCTGCAGGACTCGGGCATAGACCTGGATAGCTTCTCTGTCTCCCCGGCGAGCACCCTTAAGTCACCCACTAACGTCTCCCACAGTTGCCCACCAGCCGCGGCCGCTGCCCTGCCGTTCTCTGGGCCCAGAGAGCCAAGCCTTAAGCGGGGGCCCTCTGGAGTACCTCAGAAGCAGGGTGGTGTGGGGTTAGCATCTTGCAGCCCCTTTGCCTCTACCCCCAGAGCCCCAAGCGGTAGGGCCACTCCTTGGGTGAGCAGAGAGCCAGCCCGGAGGAACCTGAGGGACTGGCCACCTGTGGGCCGGCACCTTGAGCTGGGTTCTCCACACCTGAGGACAAGGGACAGAGGGTGGTCCTCACCCGGgttggagagggagaaaggggccAGCCAGGGCCTTGGGCGCCTCACCTGCGAGGAGTCTGGATGGAAACCCCAAGAGGAGGTGGAAAGTGACGACGAGTATCTGGCCCTACCCACTCGGCTGACACAGGTTTCTAGCTTGATTTCGTATTTGGGCTCCATTCCCACCTTGGTGCCCCTGTCCACGGATGCTGCCGAAGGGCAGAGCTCCCTGCGTGTGTCGGACAGTGATGGGCCAGCTTCCCTCCCGTCAGACTCCAGCCAAAGCCAGCTTCCCTCCGGGGCTACCCTCAGAGGGTCCTGGAGCACTGAGGACCAGAAGCACTGTTTGCGACGCTCCTTCATCCATGCAAGGCGCTCTGCCGGAGAGGGCAGTCTGGTGAGCGGCCAGGCCCTGGGGGTCTCCTCCGGACCAGTGAGAACCCGCACCTCCTGGTCGGCAGTGTTGGATCCAGATGCTGAAGGGCAGCCTCCCAGGAAGGGCGGAGAACAGGGGAAAGAGTCACTCGTGCAGTGCGTGCAG ACATTTTGTTGTCAGCTGGAAGAGCTGATCCACTGGCTGTATAACGTTGCAGACACTACTGACCACCTCACTGCACCCAGATCCAACCTCACAGGCCTCAAGTCTTCTCTGCAGCTTTACCGG CAATTTAAGAAAGATATAGATGAACACCAGTCCCTGACGGAGAGTGTCTTACAGAAAGGGGAGATCCTGCTTCAGAGCCTGCTGGATAATACCCCAG TGTTAAAGGATGTCCTGGGCAGGATCTCTAGGCAGCCCAGCGCGCTGGAGAGCCACGCGGATCGCCTGTACGACACCATCTTGGCCTCCCTAGACACACTGGCCGGCTGCACCCTCACCTCCGACAGCACGCCAGCGGCACACAGGAGTGCCGGTGTGAAGGGGATTAGCCTG gCATCTTCTCTGAATGAGATGTAA
- the CEP68 gene encoding centrosomal protein of 68 kDa isoform X4, with protein MALGAEKAEGEASSDTKAPSCGNWSRGEQELSPAGPVLGEQPPRLEAEGGPASPVGGTEGLPGPACYGGIGPGPSRACQPPASGASREPAAGGSKPAFGCVPSAGLETGDLPSAGSQMEETRLPAPEALPQTHAIPRAAALYLGHDADTEDGPSPVESPQVPDLCPQSPISGFPCPSRWRSAVSPGTPAPPSSSCSMSASSPGSSLQGHQEKAEPRSGCLAKVSSSLELAVPPSAPSVVGPGPRLQWLPQPVSSAGDAPGLGRRRLSFQAEYWACVLPDSLPPSPDRRSPLWNPNKEYEDLLDYTYPLRPGPRLPKQLDSHVLAEPVLQDSGIDLDSFSVSPASTLKSPTNVSHSCPPAAAAALPFSGPREPSLKRGPSGVPQKQGGVGLASCSPFASTPRAPSGRATPWVSREPARRNLRDWPPVGRHLELGSPHLRTRDRGWSSPGLEREKGASQGLGRLTCEESGWKPQEEVESDDEYLALPTRLTQVSSLISYLGSIPTLVPLSTDAAEGQSSLRVSDSDGPASLPSDSSQSQLPSGATLRGSWSTEDQKHCLRRSFIHARRSAGEGSLVSGQALGVSSGPVRTRTSWSAVLDPDAEGQPPRKGGEQGKESLVQCVQTFCCQLEELIHWLYNVADTTDHLTAPRSNLTGLKSSLQLYRQFKKDIDEHQSLTESVLQKGEILLQSLLDNTPDQTTRTY; from the exons ATGGCCCTGGgagcagaaaaggcagagggggaGGCGTCCTCAGACACGAAAGCCCCTTCCTGTGGGAACTGGAGCCGTGGGGAGCAGGAGCTGAGCCCCGCAGGGCCTGTGCTCGGGGAGCAGCCGCCACGCCTGGAAGCCGAGGGAGGACCCGCCTCCCCTGTTGGGGGCACCGAGGGGCTCCCCGGCCCTGCCTGCTATGGTGGGATTGGCCCTGGCCCCTCCAGAGCCTGCCAGCCACCAGCAAGCGGGGCCAGCAGGGAGCCAGCAGCTGGTGGGTCTAAGCCCGCTTTTGGTTGCGTGCCTTCTGCTGGCCTGGAGACTGGTGATCTGCCCTCTGCGGGAAGCCAG ATGGAGGAGACCAGGCTTCCTGCCCCGGAGGCGCTACCTCAGACTCACGCCATTCCCAGAGCTGCTGCTCTTTACTTGGGACACGATGCTGACACCGAAGATGGCCCGTCCCCTGTGGAATCGCCGCAGGTGCCAGACCTCTGCCCACAGTCTCCCATCTCGGGCTTCCCGTGCCCGTCAAGGTGGAGGTCGGCCGTGAGCCCGGGGACACCCGCGCCACCATCTTCCAGTTGCAGCATGTCCGCCTCCTCCCCAGGCAGCAGTCTCCAGGGTCACCAAGAAAAGGCCGAGCCTCGGAGTGGCTGCCTTGCCAAGGTCTCCTCCTCCTTGGAGCTGGCTGTCCCGCCATCAGCACCCTCAGTGGTAGGCCCTGGGCCTCGGCTCCAGTGGTTGCCCCAGCCTGTGTCCTCAGCGGGTGATGCCCCCGGGCTGGGCAGGAGACGCCTCTCCTTCCAGGCCGAGTACTGGGCCTGTGTGCTGCCCgattccctgcctccctccccagaccGCCGCTCCCCACTCTGGAACCCGAACAAAGAGTACGAAGATCTGCTGGACTACACCTATCCCCTCAGGCCCGGGCCCCGGCTCCCGAAGCAGCTCGATAGCCACGTGCTGGCTGAGCCTGTCCTGCAGGACTCGGGCATAGACCTGGATAGCTTCTCTGTCTCCCCGGCGAGCACCCTTAAGTCACCCACTAACGTCTCCCACAGTTGCCCACCAGCCGCGGCCGCTGCCCTGCCGTTCTCTGGGCCCAGAGAGCCAAGCCTTAAGCGGGGGCCCTCTGGAGTACCTCAGAAGCAGGGTGGTGTGGGGTTAGCATCTTGCAGCCCCTTTGCCTCTACCCCCAGAGCCCCAAGCGGTAGGGCCACTCCTTGGGTGAGCAGAGAGCCAGCCCGGAGGAACCTGAGGGACTGGCCACCTGTGGGCCGGCACCTTGAGCTGGGTTCTCCACACCTGAGGACAAGGGACAGAGGGTGGTCCTCACCCGGgttggagagggagaaaggggccAGCCAGGGCCTTGGGCGCCTCACCTGCGAGGAGTCTGGATGGAAACCCCAAGAGGAGGTGGAAAGTGACGACGAGTATCTGGCCCTACCCACTCGGCTGACACAGGTTTCTAGCTTGATTTCGTATTTGGGCTCCATTCCCACCTTGGTGCCCCTGTCCACGGATGCTGCCGAAGGGCAGAGCTCCCTGCGTGTGTCGGACAGTGATGGGCCAGCTTCCCTCCCGTCAGACTCCAGCCAAAGCCAGCTTCCCTCCGGGGCTACCCTCAGAGGGTCCTGGAGCACTGAGGACCAGAAGCACTGTTTGCGACGCTCCTTCATCCATGCAAGGCGCTCTGCCGGAGAGGGCAGTCTGGTGAGCGGCCAGGCCCTGGGGGTCTCCTCCGGACCAGTGAGAACCCGCACCTCCTGGTCGGCAGTGTTGGATCCAGATGCTGAAGGGCAGCCTCCCAGGAAGGGCGGAGAACAGGGGAAAGAGTCACTCGTGCAGTGCGTGCAG ACATTTTGTTGTCAGCTGGAAGAGCTGATCCACTGGCTGTATAACGTTGCAGACACTACTGACCACCTCACTGCACCCAGATCCAACCTCACAGGCCTCAAGTCTTCTCTGCAGCTTTACCGG CAATTTAAGAAAGATATAGATGAACACCAGTCCCTGACGGAGAGTGTCTTACAGAAAGGGGAGATCCTGCTTCAGAGCCTGCTGGATAATACCCCAG ATCAGACGACTAGAACCTATTGA